A genomic window from Clostridium aceticum includes:
- a CDS encoding type II toxin-antitoxin system PemK/MazF family toxin has protein sequence MVVKRGDIYYADLSPVIGSEQGGTRPVLVVQNDIGNRYSPTVIIAAITSQINKAKLPTHVEIAASDYGLTKDSVILLEQIRTIDKRRLEEKIGHLDDEMMIKVSEALLISLGLVDF, from the coding sequence TTGGTTGTAAAAAGAGGCGACATATATTATGCAGACTTAAGCCCTGTTATAGGATCTGAGCAGGGAGGAACTAGACCTGTTTTAGTTGTACAAAATGATATAGGTAATCGGTATAGTCCTACAGTGATTATTGCTGCTATTACATCTCAAATCAACAAAGCAAAACTCCCTACCCATGTAGAAATTGCGGCCTCAGATTATGGATTAACAAAGGATTCAGTCATATTATTGGAGCAAATTAGAACCATTGATAAGAGAAGACTAGAAGAAAAAATAGGCCACTTAGATGATGAAATGATGATTAAGGTGAGTGAAGCACTTTTAATTAGCCTAGGATTAGTGGACTTCTAA
- a CDS encoding CopG family ribbon-helix-helix protein: MADSKRIMISLPESLLKEVDYIVSMEETNRSEFVREAMKLYIREKNKVKLREKMKKGYQEMASINLTLAEVGLSLDVSSLEDYEAEIAECE; this comes from the coding sequence ATGGCTGATTCTAAAAGGATAATGATTAGTCTTCCTGAAAGTCTTCTTAAAGAAGTGGATTATATAGTTTCTATGGAAGAAACAAATAGAAGTGAATTTGTCAGGGAAGCCATGAAACTATATATAAGGGAAAAAAACAAAGTCAAATTAAGAGAGAAAATGAAAAAGGGCTATCAAGAAATGGCTTCAATAAATTTAACATTGGCGGAGGTAGGGTTAAGTCTAGATGTATCCTCCCTAGAAGATTATGAGGCAGAAATAGCGGAGTGTGAGTAA
- the alr gene encoding alanine racemase — MLTKDKLRPVWAEVNLDNLKHNIQEVSRVVKQDTLVCAVIKADGYGHGATVIAKTLLENGADRLAVATLSEAIELRRAGYQVPLMVLGYTKETQGEDLLEYNIIQTIYSYEQAAAFSQLALKKGKELVLHLKIDTGMGRLGFQVEEESVKEIKKIFQLPNIKIEGIFTHFAVADEKDKTFTYHQFQRFMYLVDRLEKERCSIPIKHVSNSAAIIDLPEMNLDMVRAGIMLYGLYPSSEVNKEAVHLRQVMELKSKVAHVKHLPSDRGVSYGLTYKTKGERKIITLPIGYADGFTRMLSHKAEITVKGKKLPIVGRICMDQCMADATGVDINRDDEVCLFSSDQSSGNTIDDVAQKLGTINYEIVCMVGKRVPRLYMENNNTVYIRDHLLL; from the coding sequence ATGTTAACAAAAGATAAATTAAGGCCTGTGTGGGCGGAAGTTAATTTAGATAACTTAAAGCATAATATTCAAGAAGTTAGCCGTGTGGTTAAACAAGATACGTTAGTATGTGCTGTTATCAAGGCGGACGGTTATGGACATGGGGCAACTGTGATTGCAAAAACTCTTTTAGAAAACGGTGCTGATCGACTGGCAGTGGCTACCTTATCAGAGGCTATAGAATTAAGAAGAGCAGGTTACCAGGTCCCCTTGATGGTATTGGGATATACAAAAGAAACTCAGGGAGAAGATTTATTGGAATATAATATTATTCAAACGATTTACTCGTATGAGCAGGCAGCTGCTTTCTCACAGCTGGCACTTAAAAAGGGTAAAGAATTGGTATTACACTTAAAGATTGATACAGGGATGGGAAGGTTAGGGTTTCAAGTAGAAGAAGAATCCGTAAAGGAAATTAAAAAGATTTTTCAACTGCCTAACATAAAAATAGAAGGTATTTTCACTCATTTTGCTGTCGCAGATGAGAAGGATAAAACTTTTACTTATCATCAGTTTCAGAGATTTATGTATTTGGTGGATCGGTTAGAAAAGGAAAGGTGTTCTATTCCTATTAAACATGTGTCTAATAGTGCCGCTATCATCGATTTGCCAGAAATGAATCTAGATATGGTCAGGGCTGGTATCATGCTATATGGCTTATATCCTTCATCAGAAGTAAATAAAGAAGCTGTTCATCTAAGACAAGTCATGGAATTAAAGAGCAAAGTTGCCCACGTAAAACATCTGCCCTCTGATCGAGGAGTAAGTTATGGATTAACCTATAAAACAAAAGGAGAAAGAAAAATCATTACTTTGCCAATAGGTTATGCCGATGGTTTTACAAGAATGTTAAGTCATAAGGCAGAAATTACAGTAAAGGGAAAAAAACTCCCGATTGTAGGCAGAATTTGCATGGACCAATGTATGGCGGATGCTACAGGTGTAGATATAAATAGAGATGATGAGGTATGTTTATTTAGCAGTGATCAAAGCAGTGGCAATACAATCGATGATGTGGCTCAAAAACTGGGAACCATTAATTATGAGATTGTATGTATGGTAGGAAAGAGAGTACCGAGACTGTATATGGAAAATAATAACACTGTCTATATAAGAGACCATTTGTTATTATAG
- a CDS encoding LolA family protein, with amino-acid sequence MKYWKVVFIIIGTIYCLSACRQPTDEEMYYKAQQKISSIESYQCTAKIYIDNGKEEVEYIFQQTFKAPNLYRLEVTAPSTLQGNLTIYNGKTAWVYHPSINQVWKIDNFNQSQEQMMFIGHFLKNYMTSKESIYEKETLEGREYFVFSATIPGGTHYFSQQKLWVDKIEMIPQKLYIYDGKGNIRFRVYYEDFIYNPVLEEELFHLSRP; translated from the coding sequence ATGAAGTATTGGAAGGTTGTCTTTATAATAATTGGGACGATTTATTGTCTAAGTGCCTGTCGACAGCCTACCGATGAAGAAATGTACTATAAAGCACAGCAGAAGATTAGTAGTATAGAAAGTTATCAGTGCACTGCTAAAATTTATATAGACAATGGAAAAGAAGAAGTAGAATATATTTTTCAACAAACTTTTAAAGCCCCCAATCTATATAGGCTAGAAGTGACAGCGCCATCTACACTCCAGGGCAACTTGACAATCTATAATGGGAAAACAGCTTGGGTATATCACCCTTCTATAAATCAAGTTTGGAAGATAGATAATTTTAACCAATCTCAAGAACAGATGATGTTCATAGGACATTTTCTAAAGAATTATATGACATCGAAGGAGTCCATCTACGAAAAAGAAACGTTAGAAGGAAGGGAGTATTTTGTATTCTCTGCAACAATTCCAGGAGGTACCCATTATTTTAGTCAACAAAAACTATGGGTAGATAAAATAGAGATGATACCTCAAAAATTATATATCTATGATGGAAAAGGAAATATACGTTTTAGGGTGTATTACGAAGATTTTATTTATAACCCTGTATTAGAGGAAGAACTATTTCATTTATCTCGACCGTAA
- the acpS gene encoding holo-ACP synthase — MIKGLGIDIIEIHRIEEAVRRNPRFLKRVFTQEEIILFEERSNHPSTIAGFFAAKEATVKALGTGIRGLAWCDIEVKKDALGKPLIKLHNNALKVAYSKDIKEIWISISHSRLYAVAQAIAL; from the coding sequence ATGATTAAAGGATTAGGCATAGATATTATAGAAATTCATCGTATTGAAGAGGCTGTAAGGAGAAACCCAAGATTTTTAAAGAGAGTGTTTACACAGGAAGAAATAATTTTATTTGAAGAAAGAAGTAATCACCCCTCCACCATTGCAGGTTTTTTTGCTGCTAAGGAAGCAACTGTAAAGGCACTAGGTACGGGAATTCGAGGATTAGCATGGTGTGATATTGAAGTCAAGAAGGATGCACTGGGAAAGCCCTTAATAAAATTGCATAATAATGCTCTTAAAGTTGCATATAGTAAAGATATAAAGGAAATATGGATATCTATATCTCACAGCAGACTTTACGCTGTGGCTCAAGCTATAGCTTTATGA
- a CDS encoding complex I subunit 5 family protein: protein MDIGAAVVRMGLPFLVAGFAILEILIIPFTGERGAKVRRNVVKAFMFLTTVFVALTYRQLLEGPVVYEIGSVFQTGVILKIDLFNYLFILLAGVLWLVIGFYSLEELNYFFYTITYISTIGTLMAGDLISFFLFFEMMTFSSYFLMVYHRGDEQLEAGNVYIYMGIIGGLCILSGILMLSAYTGTFEWTNLAVQFTEMNYIKYIIAAFLIVGFGIKAAMFPFHFWVPKIYAGAPISVNALSSGILMKVGAYGMLKVMAVVFSPDLSNITAASDLIWQVSKHAGVVIIWLGILTMLIGVFMALQQGNMKKMLAYHSVSQMGYVIMGIGVAAYLGYKGPMGFIGSVYHMLNHSLFKVLLFMVAGLVYMRTKELNMYELGGLWRKMPITALLCLIAALGITGMPGFNGFASKSILHHAIIEAYEYGHPSFKYAELFFKLVSAGTVCSFIKFFSYIFLGDMKEKYKDIEGDHRRMNIAMAVLAVFIVVIGLRPSMLLDRLFIPTVGAFSYSPEFVEKYIVGMNFWNASDLVGMIGVYTLGFGMFIIGSKYHLFHLHLPRWANTEAYVYTPVTTIVDKVPNYCVKEYEHKIIFGDVFIYAILLTVILAFLLFTGF, encoded by the coding sequence ATGGATATAGGCGCGGCAGTTGTACGAATGGGCTTACCCTTCTTGGTGGCGGGATTTGCTATTTTGGAAATATTAATCATACCATTCACAGGTGAAAGAGGTGCAAAAGTTAGAAGAAACGTTGTCAAAGCCTTTATGTTTCTGACTACGGTTTTTGTAGCTTTGACCTATCGACAGCTATTAGAGGGGCCAGTAGTTTATGAGATTGGTAGTGTCTTTCAAACGGGTGTTATCTTAAAAATAGATCTATTTAATTATCTTTTTATCCTATTGGCGGGCGTGTTGTGGTTGGTGATCGGTTTTTACAGTCTAGAGGAATTAAATTACTTTTTCTATACAATCACCTATATTTCCACGATAGGAACCTTAATGGCAGGGGATTTAATAAGCTTTTTCTTGTTCTTTGAAATGATGACTTTTAGTTCCTATTTCTTAATGGTATATCATAGAGGGGACGAGCAGTTAGAGGCGGGAAATGTTTATATCTATATGGGTATTATTGGTGGTTTGTGTATTTTAAGTGGTATTCTTATGTTATCAGCTTATACTGGTACTTTTGAATGGACAAATCTTGCTGTTCAATTTACTGAAATGAACTATATAAAATATATTATTGCAGCTTTTTTAATCGTTGGATTTGGTATTAAAGCTGCTATGTTTCCCTTCCACTTTTGGGTTCCTAAAATCTATGCAGGAGCACCAATTTCTGTAAATGCATTATCTTCAGGTATATTAATGAAGGTAGGGGCTTATGGTATGTTGAAGGTAATGGCTGTTGTTTTTTCTCCAGATTTAAGCAATATAACAGCTGCCAGTGATTTAATATGGCAGGTTTCTAAACATGCTGGTGTTGTGATCATATGGCTTGGAATTTTAACAATGTTAATAGGTGTATTTATGGCACTACAGCAGGGAAATATGAAGAAAATGCTGGCCTACCATAGTGTAAGTCAAATGGGTTATGTAATTATGGGGATTGGTGTAGCAGCTTATTTAGGATATAAAGGTCCTATGGGTTTCATTGGCAGTGTTTATCATATGCTGAATCATTCTCTGTTTAAGGTATTGCTTTTCATGGTGGCAGGTCTTGTATACATGAGAACGAAGGAATTAAATATGTATGAACTTGGTGGGTTGTGGAGAAAAATGCCAATAACTGCACTTCTATGTTTAATAGCAGCCCTTGGTATTACAGGGATGCCAGGATTTAACGGTTTTGCCAGCAAATCTATACTGCATCATGCGATTATTGAGGCTTACGAATATGGTCACCCTTCATTTAAATATGCAGAGTTGTTTTTTAAGCTGGTTAGTGCGGGAACAGTTTGCTCCTTTATTAAGTTCTTCTCTTATATTTTTCTAGGAGATATGAAGGAAAAATATAAGGATATAGAAGGTGATCACCGTAGAATGAACATAGCTATGGCAGTATTAGCTGTTTTCATTGTTGTTATAGGATTAAGACCGTCTATGTTATTAGACAGATTGTTTATACCGACAGTAGGTGCATTTTCCTATAGTCCTGAGTTCGTGGAAAAGTATATTGTGGGCATGAATTTTTGGAACGCTTCCGACTTAGTAGGCATGATTGGCGTCTATACATTGGGCTTTGGTATGTTTATCATAGGTTCTAAATACCATCTATTCCACTTACACTTACCTCGTTGGGCAAATACAGAGGCCTATGTGTATACCCCTGTGACTACCATTGTCGACAAGGTGCCTAACTACTGTGTGAAGGAATATGAGCACAAAATTATTTTTGGTGATGTATTTATTTATGCTATTCTTCTGACGGTTATATTAGCATTTTTGCTATTTACGGGATTTTAA
- a CDS encoding complex I subunit 5 family protein — protein MKATESVKKNGGFQKGLKDSLKKHPLDYFCINSILMFLITIVCVFAFVISTKMEGNSLQKLIRIGPEFLRTVTGFKALPVAVILFSLLAGPIEAFLGKRSENLRDSTVVDNSFISFILVLAMYPQVAQGSIHYTLNGWFGYGLTFHVDMLSFLMAATAGILWFLVSIYAHDYMGIEQHRNRFYLWMSVTLGGILGTVMAGDLLTMFLFFELMTFSSYMLVAHNQSKESILAGNSYIYMGVSGGLCILLGMILLVAHTNTLEFVPLASALQDLGWIKYLITILFVAGFGIKAGMLPLHIWLPKAHPVAPTPASALLSGILIKVGAYGILRVATSFFVPSIEEVSGYKDPLWEVSQKLGGLIIWVGIITMVVGVFMALQQSNMKKMLAYHSISQMGYIIMGIGVAAYLGYKGAMGFSGSIYHIINHALFKALLFMAVGLVYMRTHELDMYKLGGLWKKMPFTAFVTIIAALGITGMPGFNGFASKSILHHAIIEAYEYGHHSFKYAEVLFTIVSAGTVCSFIKLFSYVFLGKCPDKYKDIEGEKGMMDMSMAGLALLIVFIGQSPSYILNQFIIPATRSLTYDPGFIDKYLVDMKFFNGHDMIGMVWVYLLGIAIFVLGKKYHLFHLHLPKWLSVENTIYKPLYKGVLNVSHSITNRYEIAMIKSDVMIYTIILATTLFLLTRFG, from the coding sequence ATGAAAGCGACAGAGTCGGTTAAGAAAAATGGTGGCTTTCAGAAAGGCCTAAAAGATTCTCTAAAAAAGCATCCTTTAGACTATTTCTGCATCAACAGTATTTTAATGTTTTTAATTACAATAGTATGTGTTTTTGCTTTTGTAATTTCAACAAAGATGGAGGGCAATAGTTTACAAAAACTTATAAGAATTGGACCGGAGTTTCTTCGAACGGTAACAGGATTTAAGGCACTACCTGTAGCAGTGATCTTGTTTTCCTTATTAGCAGGACCGATAGAAGCGTTTTTAGGAAAAAGATCTGAAAACTTACGGGATTCTACAGTAGTAGATAACAGCTTTATCAGTTTTATATTAGTTTTGGCAATGTATCCGCAGGTAGCTCAAGGAAGTATTCACTACACTTTGAACGGATGGTTTGGATATGGATTGACTTTTCATGTAGACATGTTGAGCTTTCTTATGGCGGCAACTGCAGGTATACTTTGGTTCTTAGTAAGTATTTATGCTCATGATTACATGGGAATAGAGCAGCACCGAAACCGTTTTTATCTTTGGATGTCTGTAACCCTTGGCGGTATTTTAGGAACCGTTATGGCGGGAGACCTTTTGACAATGTTTTTATTCTTTGAATTGATGACCTTCAGTTCCTATATGCTGGTGGCCCATAATCAATCAAAGGAGTCCATCTTAGCTGGAAATAGCTATATTTATATGGGCGTAAGCGGTGGGTTATGTATTCTGTTGGGTATGATTTTATTGGTTGCCCATACAAATACATTAGAATTTGTACCTTTAGCCTCGGCATTACAGGACTTAGGGTGGATAAAGTATTTAATTACGATTCTTTTTGTTGCGGGTTTTGGTATAAAGGCGGGTATGCTTCCTTTGCATATTTGGCTGCCTAAAGCTCATCCGGTAGCGCCTACTCCTGCCAGTGCACTTCTGTCGGGAATCTTGATTAAAGTAGGAGCTTATGGAATCTTAAGGGTAGCTACTAGTTTCTTCGTACCTAGTATAGAGGAGGTAAGTGGCTATAAAGATCCATTATGGGAGGTATCTCAAAAACTAGGAGGCCTCATTATTTGGGTAGGGATCATAACGATGGTTGTAGGAGTTTTTATGGCACTACAGCAAAGTAATATGAAAAAAATGTTGGCCTACCACAGTATTAGCCAAATGGGCTATATCATTATGGGGATAGGTGTAGCTGCATATCTGGGTTACAAAGGAGCTATGGGATTTTCAGGAAGCATATATCATATTATTAATCATGCATTGTTCAAGGCACTGCTATTTATGGCAGTAGGCCTAGTATATATGAGAACCCACGAGTTAGATATGTATAAACTTGGAGGATTATGGAAAAAAATGCCTTTTACGGCCTTTGTTACAATTATTGCCGCATTAGGAATCACTGGGATGCCAGGATTTAACGGCTTTGCCAGTAAGTCTATACTTCATCATGCTATCATTGAAGCCTATGAGTATGGTCACCATTCCTTTAAATATGCAGAAGTTCTCTTCACCATTGTGAGTGCAGGAACCGTGTGCTCTTTTATAAAACTATTTAGTTATGTATTTTTAGGAAAATGTCCTGATAAGTATAAGGATATAGAGGGAGAAAAAGGTATGATGGATATGTCTATGGCGGGGTTAGCCCTCCTGATTGTTTTCATCGGTCAATCTCCCAGTTATATATTAAATCAGTTTATTATACCGGCGACTAGGAGTTTGACCTACGACCCTGGTTTTATAGATAAATATCTTGTAGATATGAAGTTTTTTAACGGTCACGATATGATTGGTATGGTGTGGGTTTACCTATTGGGTATAGCTATATTTGTACTAGGTAAAAAATATCACCTATTCCATCTTCATTTACCAAAATGGTTAAGTGTTGAAAACACTATCTATAAACCGTTGTATAAAGGAGTTTTAAATGTATCTCATAGCATTACAAATCGCTATGAAATAGCGATGATTAAGAGTGATGTAATGATTTATACAATTATTTTGGCAACAACACTGTTTTTATTGACGAGATTTGGTTAA
- a CDS encoding complex I subunit 5 family protein, producing MDSMQFPLYMLLLLLMAAVVIPVMTKDFDGKSKATILGTLAIVWGMAVYLLVDVFQNGARLYNIGNWSAKIGIQFNIDEFSTFMVFFIISLAILIVVYSIKDIEHEIYPKQIAGYYSLVFLLLLGMVGITFTNDLFNTYVFMEILAITSCAIISIKRKKQNYMAAFRYLILNTLGSLSFLFGLALLYMVTGYLNMGEIYRVMGEVWQFYPRNLLLALGLMLTGLGIKAAVFPLHIWLPDAHSSAPTPSSALLSGLVVKVYIFVAMKLLFRVIGLPIVQAISIPQFITYFAAVGMIMGSVFAIGQKDIKRLLAYSSVAQIGYIFLGIGLATAQGFSAALFHVITHALMKSALFLSAGAIIYKTGKRDIRDLEGIGYEMPITMLVFTTGALGMIGIPGLNGFMSKWYLSFATLEAGKIVYLIVILISSFLNAVYYLPIIISAFLKEDKERKNASEMVWDKLPKAMTVPMIIIAALCVIIGFFPQIVMNFVEQAVVTFLY from the coding sequence ATGGATAGTATGCAATTTCCTTTATATATGTTGCTCCTATTATTAATGGCAGCAGTGGTTATACCAGTGATGACGAAGGATTTCGATGGTAAGTCTAAGGCAACAATTTTAGGCACTTTAGCCATCGTATGGGGCATGGCGGTATATTTGCTGGTGGATGTGTTTCAAAATGGAGCTCGCCTTTATAACATTGGTAATTGGAGTGCAAAAATTGGTATTCAGTTCAATATCGATGAATTTTCAACTTTTATGGTGTTCTTTATTATATCTTTAGCAATATTAATTGTTGTTTATTCTATTAAAGATATTGAGCATGAAATATATCCAAAACAAATTGCTGGATATTACAGCTTAGTTTTTTTACTGTTATTGGGAATGGTTGGTATTACCTTTACAAATGATTTATTTAACACCTATGTATTTATGGAGATTTTAGCCATTACATCCTGTGCTATTATTTCTATTAAACGTAAGAAACAAAATTATATGGCAGCCTTTAGATACTTGATTTTAAACACTTTAGGTTCACTCTCCTTCTTGTTTGGTCTTGCATTACTTTATATGGTAACAGGATACTTAAACATGGGAGAAATTTATAGAGTTATGGGAGAAGTGTGGCAATTTTATCCAAGGAACTTATTACTGGCTTTAGGTTTAATGCTAACTGGCTTAGGAATCAAAGCAGCAGTTTTTCCCTTGCATATTTGGCTACCAGACGCCCACTCTTCAGCACCTACCCCTTCAAGTGCCTTATTATCGGGGTTGGTAGTAAAAGTGTATATCTTTGTTGCTATGAAACTGTTATTTAGAGTCATAGGATTACCTATTGTTCAAGCAATATCAATTCCACAATTCATCACTTATTTTGCAGCTGTAGGTATGATTATGGGTTCTGTGTTTGCCATAGGACAGAAGGATATCAAACGGTTGTTGGCCTACTCTAGTGTGGCTCAAATAGGGTATATTTTTCTAGGAATTGGCTTAGCAACGGCTCAAGGGTTTTCAGCAGCATTATTTCATGTGATTACCCATGCATTGATGAAATCTGCTCTATTCTTAAGTGCAGGTGCCATCATTTACAAAACAGGTAAGCGAGATATTAGGGATTTAGAGGGGATAGGCTATGAAATGCCTATAACCATGCTGGTATTTACCACAGGTGCTCTAGGTATGATTGGGATTCCAGGATTGAACGGGTTTATGAGCAAGTGGTACCTGAGTTTTGCTACGTTAGAAGCTGGTAAAATAGTTTATTTGATTGTAATCTTAATCAGTAGTTTCTTAAACGCTGTTTATTATTTACCAATCATCATTAGTGCTTTCTTAAAAGAAGATAAAGAAAGAAAAAATGCCAGTGAAATGGTATGGGATAAACTACCAAAAGCAATGACAGTTCCTATGATTATCATAGCAGCATTATGTGTCATCATTGGTTTCTTCCCACAAATTGTAATGAACTTTGTAGAACAAGCTGTAGTAACATTTTTATATTAA
- a CDS encoding sodium:proton antiporter, with protein sequence MEILQAIIDRTNYIGAAILFVIGLYTVLTHPNLLKKVIGINVMETAVFLLMVSVGYVAGGNSPIFGLVKEQTTELYVNPLPTAMILTGIVVAVSITAYSLSLIVKIYEAYGTIELDEIMELRSEQANG encoded by the coding sequence GTGGAGATATTACAAGCGATAATAGACCGCACTAATTATATTGGTGCTGCAATTTTATTTGTAATAGGGCTATATACTGTACTGACACATCCTAATCTTCTAAAAAAAGTAATTGGGATCAATGTTATGGAAACAGCTGTGTTTTTATTAATGGTTTCAGTAGGATATGTTGCAGGAGGAAATTCACCGATATTTGGATTGGTAAAGGAACAAACAACAGAACTTTATGTTAATCCATTACCTACTGCCATGATCCTAACGGGAATTGTTGTAGCCGTTAGTATAACAGCTTACTCGCTTAGTTTAATTGTAAAAATATATGAAGCCTATGGGACCATCGAATTAGATGAGATTATGGAGTTAAGGAGTGAGCAGGCCAATGGATAG